Proteins encoded by one window of Kribbella flavida DSM 17836:
- a CDS encoding ABC transporter ATP-binding protein — MTALMPRVRRGGLAISTSGLVHIYRSQGHDVAALSGIGITVQAGELVGLLGPSGAGKSTLLQLCGGLLTPSAGRLRIGDHNLATMTEAELDRMRAADVGIVLQGAGRNLIPYLDAIDNVRYAQRAAPADRHLPEPAEVLELVGLGNHARTPLGSLTPGQIQLCAVAVGIATFPGLLLADEPTSQLDHQARDEVLAAISTINRTTGMTVLLITHDPDVAAVLPRTITIRDGRIASEGRSGEEFAVVATDGSLPLPPHVADLLPPGTLLRVTTTEDGEIRLSPVEQEDD, encoded by the coding sequence ATGACCGCACTGATGCCTCGCGTCCGGCGGGGCGGGCTGGCGATCAGTACCAGCGGGCTGGTGCACATCTACCGCAGCCAGGGGCACGACGTGGCCGCGCTCTCCGGAATCGGGATCACCGTTCAGGCCGGGGAACTGGTCGGGCTGCTCGGCCCGTCCGGTGCCGGCAAGTCGACCTTGCTGCAGCTGTGCGGCGGTCTGCTCACGCCGAGCGCGGGCCGGCTCCGGATCGGCGACCACAACCTGGCCACGATGACCGAGGCCGAGCTGGACCGGATGCGAGCAGCCGACGTCGGCATCGTGCTCCAGGGCGCCGGACGCAACCTCATCCCCTACCTCGACGCGATCGACAACGTCCGTTACGCCCAGCGCGCGGCTCCGGCGGACCGGCACCTGCCCGAGCCGGCGGAGGTGCTCGAACTCGTTGGCCTCGGCAACCACGCGCGGACGCCGCTCGGCTCGCTGACGCCCGGTCAGATCCAGCTCTGCGCGGTCGCGGTGGGCATCGCGACCTTCCCCGGGCTGCTGCTCGCCGACGAGCCGACCAGCCAGCTCGACCACCAGGCCCGCGACGAGGTGCTCGCGGCCATCTCCACGATCAACCGGACCACCGGGATGACCGTGCTGCTGATCACCCACGACCCCGACGTCGCCGCGGTGCTGCCCCGGACGATCACCATCCGGGACGGCCGGATCGCCTCCGAAGGCCGCTCCGGCGAGGAGTTCGCGGTGGTCGCCACGGACGGCTCGCTGCCGCTGCCGCCGCACGTCGCCGACCTGCTGCCGCCCGGCACGTTGCTGCGCGTCACCACCACCGAGGACGGCGAGATCCGGCTCAGTCCGGTCGAGCAGGAGGACGACTGA
- a CDS encoding FtsX-like permease family protein, translating into MFLGRALRYRRSQAVVLAGVSLLIGTCATFAPWFARAVEQTVTTETLTDRPLVAAWQLEALPPPSSAGASKPTAPEELKNLVPPDLRPLFGPPVYGAHVDVTWLTGPEITAPKPEGRLLWRDGYCERLTLTAGRCPDAPNEVAASTADVENHGIKLGQRLNVNPTQYVGSGTLTVVGLYLPQDAQDLYWFGRPPTGHSHTGPTDSDPGGLDYLLTGRSTFDQAAWGHRNTVDTRPLPSITRLDDLQRLKDATTTVEGNAKQLGYNAVNTSGLIGLVDAVAAERRQATTIIPLVMVQVALFGVVVLALALAAVVDQRRPELAVARLRGSSTRRAGRTLTLELATPVLAGTLAGLLSGFALLLVVRATWLDGGSPLELPWTVPAALAVALLVGAGVVAWTVRSVVRLPISTLLRRVVPRRRGRAVAIGDVAIVVLATAALVAALTGGGRGPLPVLTPTLLALAVGLTFAHLLLPTAALVSRRALRAGRLGLALGALQVSRRPAVTRIVAVVAVATALVSFAGQAASVAGSNRETRAGYEVGAAGVIEANATGLGPMLRALDAVDPDRRWSTPVLVGTTASPDALRTMMIEPDSFRRVAFRGEQLTDEQGFQALRAPAAPAPIELRGTELEVTASTGPMRVLLPKTLDGQEPPSQPPPKAVILEATVVSLRDDSRFSVRFPALPLVPGRSRTLTADLACEGGCRLVRLGVTRPIDDVTGVEGDVVISELGIPGRPGIELGGPSVWQPTAQLGGQTGALTATGGSGSALTLHLASVAVEQSVQHASIPPVLPALISSGHPVGEGTTVPGLDGIAAQVRKLDLLDGPINRYPERTAVVDLETMRRLGGGVDPLRIAFEIWLTPEGLANADRVLAALEKERIDAKVADRSDDVAATYGRSASALALQLTPVVGIAGWSLAIIVLLLMVVTSWRSRAQDYASLKITGVPAATTGRAARWEQTGPVALAVLLGSACGVVGAQIALPLIPLFADTGQPSAIPLDLGTNWVVAAVLWLIGTVVLTTTTVLLGAGVNRRAGYQRIREDLS; encoded by the coding sequence ATGTTCCTAGGGCGAGCGTTGCGGTACCGGCGTTCCCAAGCGGTGGTGCTGGCCGGGGTCAGCCTGCTGATCGGCACCTGCGCGACCTTCGCGCCCTGGTTCGCCCGGGCCGTCGAGCAGACCGTGACGACCGAGACGCTGACTGACCGGCCACTCGTCGCCGCCTGGCAGCTGGAGGCCCTGCCGCCGCCGAGCAGTGCCGGCGCCAGCAAACCGACGGCGCCCGAGGAGCTGAAGAACCTCGTCCCGCCCGACCTGAGACCGCTGTTCGGCCCGCCGGTGTACGGCGCGCACGTCGACGTCACCTGGCTCACCGGCCCCGAGATCACCGCCCCGAAACCAGAAGGGCGGCTGCTCTGGCGCGACGGCTACTGCGAACGCCTGACGCTGACCGCCGGCCGCTGCCCGGACGCGCCCAACGAGGTGGCGGCGTCCACCGCGGACGTCGAGAACCACGGCATCAAGCTCGGGCAACGGCTGAACGTCAATCCGACCCAGTACGTCGGCAGCGGCACGCTGACCGTCGTCGGCCTGTACTTGCCCCAGGACGCGCAGGACCTGTACTGGTTCGGCCGGCCTCCGACCGGCCACTCGCACACCGGGCCTACCGACTCCGACCCCGGCGGGCTGGACTACCTGCTCACCGGGCGCAGCACCTTCGACCAGGCGGCGTGGGGTCACCGCAACACCGTCGACACCCGGCCGTTGCCCAGCATCACCCGCCTCGACGACCTGCAGCGCCTCAAGGACGCAACCACCACGGTTGAAGGCAATGCGAAGCAACTGGGCTACAACGCCGTCAACACGTCCGGTCTGATCGGTCTGGTCGATGCGGTGGCCGCCGAGCGACGGCAGGCGACCACGATCATCCCGCTGGTGATGGTGCAGGTCGCCCTGTTCGGAGTCGTCGTCCTGGCCCTCGCCCTGGCCGCGGTGGTCGACCAGCGTCGGCCCGAGCTCGCCGTGGCCCGGCTGCGCGGCTCCAGTACACGCCGAGCCGGACGCACACTGACGCTGGAGCTCGCGACGCCGGTTCTGGCGGGCACGCTGGCCGGTCTGCTGAGCGGTTTCGCCCTGCTGCTCGTCGTACGGGCGACCTGGCTGGACGGCGGTTCTCCGCTGGAGCTCCCCTGGACAGTGCCGGCTGCGCTGGCCGTCGCGCTTCTGGTCGGGGCCGGTGTAGTCGCGTGGACCGTGCGATCGGTGGTCCGGTTGCCCATCTCCACGCTGCTGCGCCGGGTGGTACCGCGGCGGCGCGGCCGGGCGGTGGCCATCGGGGATGTCGCGATCGTCGTGCTCGCGACGGCCGCACTGGTCGCCGCACTCACCGGCGGCGGACGTGGACCGCTACCCGTGCTCACCCCGACCCTGCTCGCGCTGGCGGTCGGTCTCACCTTCGCGCACCTGCTACTCCCGACGGCGGCGCTGGTCAGCCGACGGGCACTCCGGGCCGGTCGGCTGGGCCTCGCACTCGGTGCCCTGCAGGTCTCGCGGCGCCCGGCGGTGACCCGCATCGTGGCCGTTGTCGCGGTGGCGACCGCCCTGGTGTCGTTCGCCGGTCAGGCGGCATCGGTGGCCGGCAGCAACCGGGAGACCCGAGCCGGCTATGAGGTCGGCGCGGCCGGCGTGATCGAGGCGAACGCCACCGGCCTGGGCCCGATGCTGCGCGCGCTCGACGCCGTGGACCCCGACCGTCGCTGGTCGACACCAGTCCTGGTCGGTACGACGGCGTCGCCGGACGCGCTGCGCACGATGATGATCGAGCCGGACAGCTTCCGTCGGGTCGCCTTCCGCGGCGAACAGCTGACCGACGAGCAGGGGTTCCAGGCGCTGCGCGCACCGGCCGCACCGGCGCCGATCGAGCTGCGCGGGACCGAGCTCGAGGTCACCGCGAGCACCGGCCCGATGCGCGTGCTGCTGCCCAAGACGCTCGACGGGCAGGAGCCGCCATCGCAACCGCCACCGAAGGCCGTGATCCTGGAGGCCACCGTCGTGAGCCTGCGCGACGACAGCCGCTTCTCGGTGCGGTTCCCGGCGTTGCCGCTCGTCCCCGGCCGCAGCCGCACCCTGACCGCCGATCTCGCCTGTGAGGGCGGTTGCCGGCTGGTGCGCCTCGGGGTCACCCGGCCGATCGACGACGTCACCGGCGTCGAGGGCGACGTGGTGATCAGCGAGCTGGGGATTCCCGGCCGGCCCGGGATCGAGCTCGGCGGTCCGTCGGTCTGGCAGCCGACCGCGCAACTCGGCGGTCAGACCGGCGCACTGACGGCCACCGGTGGCTCCGGCAGCGCCCTGACGCTGCACCTGGCGAGCGTCGCCGTCGAGCAGTCGGTGCAGCACGCTTCGATACCGCCGGTGCTTCCCGCCCTGATCAGCTCCGGTCACCCGGTCGGCGAAGGGACGACCGTGCCCGGCCTCGACGGCATCGCCGCCCAGGTCCGCAAGCTGGACCTGCTGGACGGACCGATCAACCGGTACCCCGAGCGCACGGCCGTGGTGGACCTGGAGACGATGCGGCGGCTCGGCGGTGGCGTCGACCCGCTGCGGATCGCGTTCGAGATCTGGCTGACGCCCGAGGGCCTGGCGAACGCCGACCGGGTGCTCGCGGCGCTGGAGAAGGAACGGATCGACGCGAAGGTCGCCGACCGCAGCGACGACGTCGCCGCGACGTACGGGCGGTCGGCGAGCGCGCTGGCGTTGCAGCTGACGCCGGTGGTCGGGATCGCGGGCTGGTCGCTGGCGATCATCGTGCTGCTGCTGATGGTGGTCACCTCGTGGCGTTCCCGGGCCCAGGACTACGCGAGCCTCAAGATCACCGGCGTACCGGCGGCGACGACCGGGCGGGCGGCGCGCTGGGAGCAGACCGGTCCGGTCGCGCTGGCCGTGCTGCTCGGTTCGGCCTGCGGGGTCGTCGGGGCGCAGATCGCGCTGCCGCTGATCCCGCTGTTCGCCGACACCGGGCAGCCGTCGGCGATCCCGCTCGACCTCGGGACGAACTGGGTCGTCGCGGCCGTGCTCTGGCTGATCGGGACCGTCGTCCTGACCACCACCACCGTTCTGCTCGGAGCGGGCGTCAACCGCCGCGCCGGGTACCAGCGGATCCGGGAGGACCTGTCATGA
- a CDS encoding bifunctional alpha/beta hydrolase/OsmC family protein: MTDSMVAVELDRSRGGSLEALLALPSGEVRAYAVLAHRSAAAAAVIAETLAGSGLAVLLFESTDVEDVVRAADHLRANFEAPSVLIGHSAGGVAVLAASRRIAETRAVVTVNAPSGEIPPAHTALLVMHAPTDQVVGIQHAGHLFVAARHPKSFIALDGADHLLSDPADAAYAAAVLAAWVARHLPAAGTPAPSAAELAHRVVVTESADAPYGQRITAGRHQLTADEPVPLGKDTGPTPYDLLLAALGACTSMTLRMYAERKQLPLRQVSVQLRHARIHATDCENCETAVGLLDRIDVRIQLDGDLTDEQRDRLLAIAGKCPVHRTLHSEVQIRTSLDG; the protein is encoded by the coding sequence ATGACGGATTCGATGGTCGCAGTGGAGCTCGACAGGTCGCGGGGTGGATCACTGGAGGCGCTGCTCGCGCTGCCCAGCGGTGAGGTGCGGGCGTACGCCGTACTCGCGCACCGGTCCGCAGCCGCGGCGGCCGTCATCGCCGAGACCCTGGCCGGATCCGGGCTCGCGGTGCTGCTTTTCGAGAGCACCGACGTCGAGGACGTCGTGCGGGCCGCCGACCACCTGCGAGCGAACTTCGAGGCGCCGAGCGTGCTGATCGGCCACTCGGCCGGCGGTGTCGCCGTGCTCGCGGCGTCCCGGCGGATCGCCGAGACCCGCGCGGTCGTCACGGTCAACGCGCCGTCCGGCGAGATCCCACCCGCCCACACCGCCCTGCTGGTGATGCACGCCCCGACCGACCAGGTGGTCGGGATCCAGCACGCCGGGCACCTGTTCGTCGCCGCGCGGCACCCGAAGTCGTTCATCGCGCTGGACGGCGCCGACCACCTGCTCAGCGACCCGGCCGACGCGGCGTACGCGGCGGCCGTGCTGGCCGCGTGGGTCGCCCGGCACCTGCCGGCCGCCGGGACGCCGGCTCCGTCGGCCGCCGAGCTGGCACACCGCGTCGTGGTCACCGAGAGCGCCGACGCGCCGTACGGGCAACGCATCACCGCGGGACGCCACCAGCTCACCGCGGACGAGCCCGTCCCGCTCGGCAAGGACACCGGCCCCACGCCGTACGACCTGCTGCTGGCCGCGCTCGGTGCCTGCACGTCGATGACGCTGCGGATGTACGCCGAACGCAAGCAGCTCCCGCTGCGCCAGGTCTCGGTGCAGCTGCGGCACGCCCGGATCCACGCCACCGACTGCGAGAACTGCGAGACCGCCGTCGGGCTGCTGGACCGGATCGACGTCCGGATCCAGCTGGACGGCGACCTCACCGACGAGCAGCGCGACCGGTTGCTGGCCATCGCCGGCAAGTGCCCGGTGCACCGCACCCTGCACTCGGAGGTCCAGATCCGGACCTCGCTGGACGGGTGA